AGCAACCCCTCATCGGTTAGCTCCCGCAGCGCCCGGTTGATGGTCATTCGACTGAAACCATACTGCGCCACCAGCTCCGCTTCCGATGGAATACGGTCATGGGGTTGCCAGATCCCGCTGGCGATTTTTTCGCTGATGGCCTGTTTGACCTTTTCATAAAAGGGCGCAGGCGCGCTGGCCGTGGCAGAACGTGAGCGAGAGGGAAACATGCAAGAGCCTTCCTTATGCGTATAAAAGTGGGTCTGGTGTTAGTGCCACCAGTGCGCGATTTGCCAGCCAAGCCGCGCCGCAACTCGCGCTGCTTTGCCATCATCGTCAAAGCGGGGGTTAAATTCAACCATATCCACCGCCTGGAGTTTACCGCTTCGACAAACAGGTTCCACCAGACGCATCACAGTGGCCAGCGGCACCCCCAGTGCGGCGGGGGCGGAAACCGCAGGCATTTCCCAGACCGGAAGCACGTCGAGATCGATAGTCAGATAGATTTTGTCCACGCTGGCGATAAACTGCGACAGCTGTGATTGTGCGTCGCCGCAGTCCAGATCCTCAACGACCATCACCTTACGCCGTTGCGCTTCATCCCACAGGGCAGCGGTATTTGCCGCCCGACTCACGCCAAAGCAGGCATAATGAAACCCGCGCTCCTGCGCCTCGCAGAGCTGGGCCAGTTGCCGAAACGGCGTGCCGGACGTTGCCCTTTCCGCCTGGCGAAGATCCAGATGCGCATCCAGATTGAGGATCCCAATGCGCGCATCCGGGAACGCATCCAGAACGCCAGCCCCATGACCAAATGCGGTTTCATGCCCACCGCCTAACACCAGGGTACGCATATTGGCCTGCTGACACTGTCGTACGGCGTCACGCAAGGCGTGTTGTGCCGCTTCCAGATCGGGGGCCTGCGCGATGATATTACCTAAATCCACCAGCCGGTCATGCCCCTGATGCGCCGCCAGATTCGCCAGCGCTTTTCGCAGCGCATCCGGTGCGCCCGCCGCACCAGGACGCCCCTGATTACGCTTTACGCCTTCATCGCAGGCAAACCCCAGTAACGCGATGTTCTGCGGGTATGAGGATGGGGAGAATGTCGGGCTGAGCGTGATTGTCTGGAACAGGCGAAGCGCATTGGCGGCTTCAGCGCGGTCGTCACGCCCCTGCCACAAAGAACGAGGAGTCGGTTGCCATTGCGTCATTTTATCTGCCCTCTGAAAACGCGTTGATACAGCGGGTTACGGCCCGGCTCGTACAGGATTTCAACCGGAAGCGCCGCATCCCAGACCACAAAATCAGCCACATAGCCCGCTTTGAGCTGCCCATGCGTTGCCTGTCGCCCAAGCGCGCGCGCAGCATGGCGTGTGACGCCTGCCCATGCCTCTTCCGGCGTTAAACCAAACTGAACGCAGGCCATGTTCATCGCCAGATGCAGACTAATGAACGGGCTGGTGCCCGGGTTAAAATCGGTGGCGACGGCCATCGGCACCTGGTAGCGGCGCAGCAGTTCAACCGGCGGACGCTGCGTCTCTTTGAGAAAATAAAACGCCCCCGGCAGCAGGACGCCAACGGTACCGCTTTGGCGCATCGCCGCCACGCCCGCTTCGTCCAGATATTCGATATGATCGGCAGACAGACCGTGATAGCGGCTGACCAACTGCGCGCCGCCCAGCAAAGAGAGTTGCTCAACGTGGCCCCTAACCGGGATCCCTAGCGCCTGCGCGGCCTGAAAAACACGCTCGCTTTGCGCCAGGTTAAAACCGACGCTTTCACAGAACAGATCCACGGTCTCAAACAGCCCCTTTTCCCATAACAGAGGAAGCATCGACTCGCACACCTGCGTAATGTAACCATCAGGATCGTCGCGATATTCCGCTGGCGTGGCGTGCGCCGCCAGTAACGTCGGGCTAATTTCCACGGTGTTCTCAGACGCCAGCGCCGCGATAACCTGCAGCATCTTCTCTTCTGTGGGTAAATCCAGACCGTAGCCAGACTTTATCTCCAGCAGCGTGACGCCTTCTTTCACAAGACGCGCCATTCTGGCCCGTGCGATGGCAAGCAGATCGTCAGCGGAGGCTTTTCGCGTCGCCGCCACGGTCGAATTAATACCGCCGCCCTGCGCGCTAATCTGTTGATACGAAACCCCGTTCAGCCGCTGTTCCCATTCTGCGGCGCGGTTGCCGCCAAAGATCAGGTGCGTATGGCAGTCTACCAATCCCGGCGTGACCAGACGACCCTGCATATCAAACGTCTTGCCCTGTACCGCGTCTAATGATGACTCGGGGACAATGTCCAGTATGTTGCCCTGACGCACCACCAGCGCATGACCCTCTACCATGCCATACGGCGTGTTGCGTTCGGGATCCATGGTCGCCAGCCGGACATTACGCCAGATAACGTCATCAGGTAAAAGTTGCCGCATTCCATCCACCACTTGTCATAGATTGTATAGACATTTATTTTTATTCCAGCGCTATTGTCAACCGGGGGGACGATAAATGTTGCTTATTTGTGACGTGTCTGCCCAATCCACGGGGCATCAGCTTCCTAATATGAACTTTTTGCCTTTTCGCCTTCCCGTTTCGCTCAACTTAGTATAAAAAAGCAGGCTTCAACGAAATTAATTTAACTTTCAAAGCCCGGAGCAACCCGTGAACACATTATCGGTTTCCCGTCTGGCGCTGGCACTGGCTTTTGGCGTGACGCTGACCGCCTGTAGCTCTACGCCGCCCGATCAAATCCCTTCCGATCAGACTGCGCCTGGAACATCCTCGCGTCCGATCCTGTCGGCGAATGAAGCACAGAACTTTGTTGCTGCTCATTATTTCGCTTCACTGACGCCGAATACGGCACCGTGGTCACCTTCTTCTATTTCTCTGCCAGCACAGCCTGACTTTGTGGTCGGCCCGGCAGGCACGCAGGGCGTCACGCATACGACGATTCAGGCTGCGGTAGATGCTGCAATTACCAAACGTACCGATAAGCGTCAGTTTATCGCGATCATGCCAGGCGAATATCAGGGTACCGTGTACATTCCGGCCGCACCTGGCAGCCTGACGCTGTACGGTATGGGCGAGAAGCCGATTGATGTGAAAATTGGATATGCCATTGACGGCGATATGAGCATTGCTGACTGGCGTCGTACGGTAAACCCAGGCGGTAAATATATGCCGGGTAAACCCGCGTGGTATATGTTTGACAGCTGCCAGAGCCAACGTAACGCGAACATTGGCGTCATGTGTTCAGCGGCTTTCTGGTCACAGAATAACGGCCTGCAATTGCAGAACCTGACTATCGAAAACAATCTCGGTGACAGCGTAGACGACGGTCACCACCCAGCCGTTGCCCTGCGCACCGACGGCGACAAAGTTCAGATCAACAATGTGAACCTTCTCGGTCGTCAGAACACCTTCCTGGTGACCAACAGCAGTGTGCAAAACCGTCTGCAAAACGATCGTCAGCCGCGCACGCTGGTAACCAACAGCTACCTTGAAGGAGACGTGGATATTGTTTCTGGTCGTGGTGCCGTGGTGTTTGACAACACGGACTTCCGCGTTGTGAACTCCCGTACCCAAAAAGAAGCCTACGTATTTGCCCCGGCAACGCTGTCCAACGTCTTCTACGGCTTCCTTGCCACCAACAGCCGTTTCACGGCAAGTGGCGACAATGTCGCGCAACTGGGCCGCTCGCTGGATGTCGATACCAACACCAACGGTCAGGTGGTGATCCGCGATAGCGTGATCAATGAAGGCTTTAATATGGCTAAACCGTGGGCCGATACCGCGATTTTTAAGCGCCCGTTTACAGGCAATACCGGCACAATGGATGATAAGGGTGAAGTTCAGCGCAACCTGAACGACACCAACTTCAACCGCCTGTGGGAGTACAACAACCGCGGGTTAGGCAGCAAAGTGGTTGCTGAGCCGAAGCAGTAATCGCAGTCATTGCCCGGTAAGCGCATACGCTACCGGGCAATATACCGGATAATGGCCGAAACGCCGTATCCGGCCTACCCAACAGAATTAGTACGCGTTAACCACCACCCACATTGGCCCCTGACCCACCGCATAGCGCGCTTTTTCGCTTAGCAGCCCCTGCTCTCCGACAATGTCATACACCGCAATATGATGTGACTTTTGCCCGGCGGCGATCAGATATTTCCCCTGATGATCAACATTGAAGCCACGCGGCTGGGTTTCCGTCGGCTGGAAGCCTTCTTTGGTCAGCACGCTACCATCCTCAGAAACGCTGAACACCGTGATCAGACTGGCAGTACGATCGCAGGCATACAGATGACGGCCATCCGGCGTAATGTGAATGTCTGCCGCCCAGCGTGTGTCGGAGAAATCAGCAGGCATCATATCCAGCGTTTGTACACACTCCACGTTGCCATGAGGATCTTTGAGTTCCCAGACATCCACGGAACTGTTCAGCTCATTCACGCAGTAGGCGTATTGCTGGTTCGGGTGGAATGCCATATGGCGCGGGCCTGCGCCTTCAACCGTCGTCACTTCCGCCGGTTCCTGCGCTACCAGCTTGCCGTCGTCGCTGAGCGTAAACAGGCAAATGCGATCCTGTTTGAGCGCCGGAACCCACAAGGTACGATTATCCGGCGAGATATTCGCAGAGTGGCATCCCTCGAGCCCTTCAACGACATCCACTACCTCAACAGGCAGCCCATCTTCCAGACGCGTCACGCTGACGTTTCCGGCATTGTAAGATCCAACAAAGACAAAGCGGCCCTGGCGATCGGTGGAAATATGCGTCGGACTGCCCGGCAATGCGGACTGTGCTGCAAACGTCAGTGAACCGTCGTCTGGCGCAATGCGATACGCCAGTACGCGAAACTCCGGACGCACGCCAACGTAGAGATAACGCTTATCCGGACTGACCACCATCGGCTGAACCTGGCCGGGTACGTCAACCACCTGCACAAGCGTCAACACGCCTTCATGATTCAGGCTCCAGACGTGAATTTGCTGGCTTTCAGGGCTGGCGGTATAAACTGTTTGCTTCATGAATGCTCCTTTGCTTTGGCAACTGGCTGCAATAACCGGATACAGCTTAACGTAGTCGCTTTTAACGATGAATTCTGAATTAACGCTCAGAATTTTGCCCGACTCTCTTCTCGGTGTACCATTCTCTCAGACAAAACTCTCAACCTTAACCTGGAAATATCTATGACCGCTCGCGTGATTGCTCTGGATTTAGACGGTACCTTGCTGACCCCGAAAAAGACCTTGCTCCCCTCCTCTCTTGAGGCACTTTCGCGCGCCAGAGAAGCCGGGTATCAACTTATCATTGTCACCGGTCGCCATCACGTTGCGATTCACCCTTTTTATCAGGCACTGGCGCTGGATACACCTGCAATTTGCTGTAACGGCACCTATTTGTATGATTATCATGCAAAAAGTGTACTGGAATCGGATCCAATGCCAGTGGATCAGGCGCTGCAGTTAATCGATATGCTTGATGAGCACCAGATCCACGGGCTGATGTACGTTGATGATGCCATGCTCTATGAGCGCCCTACCGGGCACGTGGTGCGTACCACTAACTGGGCGCAAGCCCTGCCGCCGGAGCAACGCCCGACGTTTACTCAGGTGCCTTCGCTGGCACAGGCTGCACATGAGGTGAATGCCGTCTGGAAGTTCGCCCTGACTGACGAAGATATCCCTAAGTTGCAACAGTTTGGTCAGCACGTCGGACAGACTCTGGGTCTGGAGTGCGAATGGTCGTGGCACGATCAGGTCGATATTGCACGTAAAGGGAACAGCAAAGGGAAACGCCTGACGCAGTGGGTTGAGGCCCAGGGAGGCTCAATGCAAGACGTGATTGCATTCGGCGATAACTTTAACGATATCAGCATGCTGGAAGCCGCTGGCACCGGCGTCGCTATGGGCAATGCCGAGGACGCGGTGAAAGAACGGGCCAATGTTGTCATCGGCGACAACACCACCGACAGCATTGCGGCGTTTATCTATTCTCATCTGCTGTAATCAGGCGGTAATTGACACGCTCTTGATTTGCGCATACAGCCACAGGCCAGGTTTGATACCTAACTCATCCCTGGCCCACGGGCTGATCCTCGCCCACAGGGTCTTGCCCCCAATCTCCAGTTGTACTTCAACCTGTCCTTTGTCGTCATAACACTGCGCCACTTTTGCCCGCAAAATATTACGGATACTGGTTTGCTGCGGCGGTTGCAGCACCAGTGACACATCCGAGGCCTGAATGCGAATGCGCATCGCGGTTTGCAGCGGCTCATCAAGCTTGCTCACCCACAGATGCTGATCCCCGAGGGCCAGCGCCGTCATCGCATAATGCGGATGGTGTTCCAGCACGCTGACTTTCAGAATACTGCTCTGCTGCTCCTGCGGCAGCCACGGATGCATGACATTGCTTCCCCATACCTCCTCCAGCGCGCCAAAGGCTTTCACCTGACCGTTTTCCAGCACCATGACTTTATCCGCCAGGTGCAAGATCTCATCAAGGGAGTGGCTGACATACAGCATGGGAATATGGATTTCACGCGCCAGGCGTTGCAGATAAGGCAGCAGCTCGCGCTTACGCGGAATATCCAGCGAGGCCAGCGGTTCATCCAGCAACAGCAGTTCTGGCGCCGTCAGCAACGCCCGCCCGATGGCCACGCGTTGCTTCTCGCCGCCGGAGAGACTTCCCGGCAAACGGTCCAGCAGCGGTTCAATACCTAACAAGGCCACCAGTTTATCAAACTGCCCGGCCATGCTTTTCGCCATACCGTAACGAAGATTGCCGCGCACTTTATAATGCGGGAACAGGCGAGCATCCTGAAAAACATACCCCACGCGCCGTTTTTCCGGGGTTAAACAAATGCCGTTTTCGACATCGTTCAGCACCCGACCGTTGAGCACAATGCGCCCGGTTTGCGGGCGCGTCAGACCACTGATGGCATTAATGAGCGACGTTTTCCCGGCGCCGGAAACACCAAAAATCGCGGTGATCCCGCTGGCAGGCAACGTTTCGTTGAGCGTCAGGCAATGTGTGCCTAATGTCTGGGAGAAGTTGAGTTCCAGCATCGTTATCTCCCCGTCCGTTCACGGCTAATACGAGCCAGCCATTCCGAAACCAACAGGGAAATCAGCGCCAGCACGATGGAAATCAGACACAGTCTCGCCGCCGCGCTTTCCCCTCCGGGCGTCTGGATCAGGGTATACATCGCGGACGGAATGGTGCGCGTTTCACCGGGGATATTGGAAACAAAGGTAATGGTTGCACCAAACTCGCCGAGCGAACGGGCAAACGCCAGCACCGTACCAACAATGATACCCGGCAGAGTGAGCGGTAACGTAATGGTCAGAAACACGCGCCAACGGCCTGCGCCGAGCGTACGGGCGGCCTGTTCCAGTTTGACATCTACCCCCTCCAGCGCCAGGCGAATGGCCCGCACCATCAACGGGAAGGACATGACGGCGGCCGCCAGCACCGCGCCGCGCCAGCTAAATGCAAAAGTGATGCCGAACACATCATACAGCCACTGGCCGATAAATCCGCGTCGCCCCATCGCAACCAGCAGGAGATACCCCACCACCACGGGCGGTAACACCAACGGAAGATGCAGTACGCTATCGAGCAGGGCTTTGCCTGGAAACGTGCACCGGACAAGTAACCAGGCAAAAAAGATCCCAAACGGCAGGCTAAACAGCACGGCCAGGGAAGAGACTTTCAGGCTCAGTAAGACAGCCTGCCATTCTGGATCGGTCAGTATCATTACTTCGTCGTAAATCCATAACGTTTAAAAATGTCAGAAGCCTGCGGTCCTTTCAGGTAGTCATAGAACGCGCTGACCGTGGCGTTTTTGTGTCCATCGACAATCGCTACCGGATATTCTACTTTTTTATGTGAATCTTCCGGGAAGGTACTCACTACCTTCACACCTTTACTGGCAACAGCATCAGAGCCGTAAACAATCCCCAGCGGCGCTTCGTTACGTTCCACTAACGCCAGCGCGCCGCGAACATCTTCAGCCGGTGCCAGTTTCGCCGCCAGAGTATCCCATGCGCCCAGTTTTTGCAGCGCCTCTTTAGCGTAGATGCCAGCAGGAACGTGCTCGGGGTCGCCAACGGCCAGACGTCCGCCGTTCAGCAGTTGCGTCCAGGGGGTTTTGCTGTCGATGGTGAATGCTTTCTGCTCGCTTGCTTGCGGCGCGACAACCACCAGGCTGTTACCCAGCAGCGTTTGACGCGAACCGGTATCTATCGCTTTTTTATCTACGGCGTAATCCATCCATTTCTGATCGGCAGAGATAAACAGATCGGCAGGCGCGCCCGCCTCAATCTGGCGTGCCAGCGTTGAAGAAGACGCAAAAGAAGAGACGACGTCAACGTTCTTCTCTTTTTTGTACTGTGCGGCAATATCCTGCATCGCGTTGGTCAGTGACGCCGCCGCAAAGACGATGATTTTCCCTTCATCCGCCAGCGTTTGACCAGCAACGGTTAAAGTTAATGTTGCCCCGGCAAACAGGCGTAACCATGTACGAGCCATCTGTAACTCCTTTTGAATATCGTTATGTAGTCACAAATATAACGATATTACCAACATTTGCCCAGCGGTTATTCACGCCCATGAGAGATGACACAAAGAAAATATCGGCAGGGAAAGCAGGATCTTGAGAAAACAAAAACGCCCGACTGAGCGGGCGTTTGGGGAATTAATGGTTCTGTCTGGGCTGGTCTTTTTTACCGATACCGGAGAAAATGTTGAACACTTCTCCCAGGCCGTAGATCATTCCGAGGATGACGGCCATGACTACAGGTACCATGATTACGGCGAATACCAGACTTTTCAATAACTCTAACATGGTCAACTCCAGATATAATCCTTCAGTTATTCTAACCTTATAAACGAGAAAAGCACTCCCCTTTTGTGCTATCGGCTTTGCGCGCCCGCCGTTTTCCGTCACAATAGTCCTTTTGCCAGGATCTTGTTATGCAAGCCGAAATCCTTCTCACCCTGAAACTTCAGCAAAAATTGTTTGCGGACCCACGACGCATTTCTCTGCTTAAGCACATTGCGCTTTCCGGCTCCATTAGTCAGGGAGCGAAAGATGCGGGCATCAGTTACAAAAGCGCCTGGGATGCAATTAACGAGATGAACCTACTCAGCGAGCAGACGCTCGTAGAGCGCGCAACGGGCGGGAAAGGCGGCGGTGGCGCGGTGTTGACGCGCTATGGTCAACGACTGATCCAGCTTTACGATTTGCTGGCGCAGATTCAGCAAAAAGCCTTCGATGTGCTGAGCGACGACGATGCTTTACCGCTCAATAGTCTGCTGGCGGCAATCTCCCGTTTTTCGCTGCAAACCAGCGCCCGCAACCAGTGGTTTGGCACGATCACCTCTCGCGATCACGATCAGGTACAGCAGCACGTCGACGTCCTGTTAGCGGACGGCGAAACGCGACTGAAAGTGGCGATCACCGCGCAAAGCGGCGAACGTCTGGGCCTGAATGAAGGTAAAGAAGTGCTGATCCTTCTGAAAGCCCCCTGGGTGGGTATTACCCAGGACGATGCCACCGCACAGGCAGCCGACAATCAGCTTCAGGGCACCATCAGCCATATCGAACGCGGCGTCGAACAGTGTGAAGTGCTGATGACGCTTCCGGATGGTCAGACTTTATGCGCGACACTGCCGATTGAAGAAGCGGCCAGACTGGAACAAGGCGCTAACGTGACGGCCTGGTTTAACGCGGACAACGTGATTATCGCTACGTTGTGCTAAGCACATTGACATTGTTTCACGAAAGACGTATCCCTGTGGTTCATCGCTGCAAAAAATGGGATATAAAATGTCATCGTTGCATATTTCGCAAGGCACGTTTCGTCTGAGCGATACCAAAACGCTTCAACTGAACACGTTTACGTTGAATGCGGGTGATAGCTGGGCGTTTGTGGGCGCCAACGGCAGTGGAAAATCCGCGCTGGCGCGAGCACTGGCGGGTGAACTTCCCTTATTAAAAGGCGAACGCCAGTGCGGGTTTACGCGCAGGACTCGCCTCTCATTTGAACAGTTGCAGCAACTGGTCAGCGATGAATGGCAGCGGAACAACACCGATCTACTCAGCCCTGGCGAAGAGGATACCGGGCGCACAACGGCGGAAATTATCCAGGAAGAGGTCAAAAACCCCTCCCGTTGCGCGGCGCTCGCCGCGCAGTTTGGCATCTCCGGGTTACTCACCCGACGTTTTAAATACCTCTCCACCGGCGAAACGCGCAAAACCCTGCTCTGCCAGGCGCTGATGTCTGAACCCGATTTGCTGATCCTCGACGAGCCGTTTGACGGGCTTGATGTGGCTTCCCGCCGCCAGTTAGCGGACCTTCTCGACACCCTGCATCAATCGGGCTACACGCTCGTGCTGGTCTTAAACCGTTTCGATGAGATCCCTGACTTTGTGCAATTTGCTGGCGTCCTCGCAGACTGCACGCTGACAGAAACCGGCGAAAAATCCGCTCTGTTACAACAGGCGCTGATCGCCCAACTCGCCCACAGCGAGCAACTGGCTGGTATGCAATTACCGGAGCCCGATGTCCCCTCTGCACGCCACACCCTGCCGGAGACAGAGGCGCGGATTGTGCTGAAAGACGGCGTCGTTTCCTACAACGATCGCCCTATCCTCAACCGCCTGAGCTGGCAGGTAAATCCGGGTGAGCACTGGCAAATTGTTGGTCCTAACGGCGCAGGGAAATCGACGCTGCTCAGCCTGGTCACCGGCGATCATCCCCAGGGCTACAGCAACGATCTGACGCTGTTTGGCCGTCGTCGCGGCAGTGGTGAAACCCTGTGGGATATCAAAAAACACATTGGTTATGTCAGCAGCAGTCTGCACCTTGACTACCGTGTCAGTACCACGCTACGTAATGTGATCCTGTCAGGTTTTTTTGATTCTATAGGCATCTATCAGGCTGTCTCGGACAGGCAGCGCAAGCTGGTGCAGCAGTGGCTGGATATTCTTGGAATGGATAAGCGCACCGCCGACGCGCCGTTCCATAGCCTCTCCTGGGGACAACAGCGGCTGGCGCTGATTGTACGTGCGCTGGTGAAACACCCCACGCTGCTGATCCTCGATGAGCCACTGCAGGGGCTGGACCCGTTGAATCGTCAGCTTGTCCGCCGCTTTGTCGATGTGCTGATTGGTGACGGAGAAACCCAACTGCTGTTTGTCTCTCACCACGCCGAAGACGCGCCAGACTGCATCACCCATCGTCTGGAGTTTGTGTCGGATGGCGACGGGTATCGCTACCGGCAGACAGCACTGCATTGATTTTCATCCGTGGGCGCGTCAATGCGCCCTTTTTTCGGATAAACACCGCAGCCGTTCCTTAATCCTATGATTTACAATGATGTCATTGATTGAAAACATAAAGATACCGAAGTGTAAACGATTCCACTAATTTATTCCGTGTCACACTTTTCGCAACTTTGTTATGCTATGTTTATTCCATACCATAGGCTTAACGGAGCGAATTATGAGAGTTTTGGTTACAGGTGGTAGCGGTTACATAGGAAGCCATACTTGCGTACAGTTACTGAAAAACGGTCACGACGTCATCATCCTTGATAACCTCTGCAACAGTAAGCGCAGTGTACTGCCCGTTATTGAACGTTTAGGCGAAAAGCATCCGACTTTCGTTGAAGGCGATATCCGCAACGAAGCGCTGATGACCGAAATCCTGCACGATCACGCGATTGATACCGTGATTCACTTTGCTGGTCTGAAAGCCGTTGGCGAATCCGTCGCTAAACCGCTGGAATATTATGACAACAATGTTAACGGCACCCTGCGTCTGATCGGCGCCATGCGCGCTGCCGGCGTCAAAAACTTCATCTTCAGCTCCTCCGCCACCGTTTACGGCGACCAGCCGAAAATTCCTTATGTCGAAAGCTTACCGACCGGTACGCCGCAAAGCCCATATGGCAAAAGCAAACTGATGGTCGAACAGATCCTCACCGATCTGCAGAAAGCACAACCGGACTGGAGCATCGCGCTGTTGCGTTACTTCAACCCGGTCGGCGCGCATCCGTCAGGCGATATGGGCGAAGACCCGCAGGGCATTCCGAATAACCTGATGCCTTACATAGCCCAGGTGGCAGTAGGTCGTCGCGACTCTCTCGCTATCTTTGGCAACGACTACCCGACCGAAGACGGCACCGGCGTGCGCGACTACATCCACGTGATGGATCTCGCCGACGGGCACGTCGCCGCAATGGAAAAACTGGCCGGTAAACAAGGCGTACACATTTATAACCTTGGCGCAGGTGTCGGCAGCAGCGTGCTGGACGTCGTCAACGCCTTCAGCAAAGCCTGCGGCAAACCGGTGAACTACCATTTTGCCCCACGTCGCGAAGGCGATCTTCCCGCCTACTGGGCTGATGCCAGCAAAGCAGACCGCGAACTGAACTGGCGCGTCACCCGTACGCTTGACGAAATGGCGCAAGATACCTGGCACTGGCAGTCACGCCATCCGCAGGGATATCCGGATTAAGGAACAATCATGACGCAATTTAACCCTGTCGATCATCCACATCGCCGCTTTAACCCGCTCACCGGGCAATGGATTCTGGTGTCGCCGCATCGTGCGAAACGCCCCTGGCAAGGGGCGCAGGAAACGCCGTCTAACGACGTCCTGCCTGCTCACGATCCGGACTGTTTCCTGTGCGCAGGCAACACCCGTGTGACCGGTGATAAAAACCCCGACTACACCGGGACCTACGTTTTTACCAACGACTTTGCCGCCTTAATGTCCGACACGCCGGACGCGCCGGAGAGCCACGATCCACTGATGCGTTGCCAGAGCGCGCGCGGCACCAGTCGGGTGATCTGTTTTTCTCCGGATCACAGCAAAACCTTACCCGA
This Citrobacter enshiensis DNA region includes the following protein-coding sequences:
- the modC gene encoding molybdenum ABC transporter ATP-binding protein ModC — translated: MLELNFSQTLGTHCLTLNETLPASGITAIFGVSGAGKTSLINAISGLTRPQTGRIVLNGRVLNDVENGICLTPEKRRVGYVFQDARLFPHYKVRGNLRYGMAKSMAGQFDKLVALLGIEPLLDRLPGSLSGGEKQRVAIGRALLTAPELLLLDEPLASLDIPRKRELLPYLQRLAREIHIPMLYVSHSLDEILHLADKVMVLENGQVKAFGALEEVWGSNVMHPWLPQEQQSSILKVSVLEHHPHYAMTALALGDQHLWVSKLDEPLQTAMRIRIQASDVSLVLQPPQQTSIRNILRAKVAQCYDDKGQVEVQLEIGGKTLWARISPWARDELGIKPGLWLYAQIKSVSITA
- the pgl gene encoding 6-phosphogluconolactonase — encoded protein: MKQTVYTASPESQQIHVWSLNHEGVLTLVQVVDVPGQVQPMVVSPDKRYLYVGVRPEFRVLAYRIAPDDGSLTFAAQSALPGSPTHISTDRQGRFVFVGSYNAGNVSVTRLEDGLPVEVVDVVEGLEGCHSANISPDNRTLWVPALKQDRICLFTLSDDGKLVAQEPAEVTTVEGAGPRHMAFHPNQQYAYCVNELNSSVDVWELKDPHGNVECVQTLDMMPADFSDTRWAADIHITPDGRHLYACDRTASLITVFSVSEDGSVLTKEGFQPTETQPRGFNVDHQGKYLIAAGQKSHHIAVYDIVGEQGLLSEKARYAVGQGPMWVVVNAY
- a CDS encoding putative acyl-CoA thioester hydrolase, with product MNTLSVSRLALALAFGVTLTACSSTPPDQIPSDQTAPGTSSRPILSANEAQNFVAAHYFASLTPNTAPWSPSSISLPAQPDFVVGPAGTQGVTHTTIQAAVDAAITKRTDKRQFIAIMPGEYQGTVYIPAAPGSLTLYGMGEKPIDVKIGYAIDGDMSIADWRRTVNPGGKYMPGKPAWYMFDSCQSQRNANIGVMCSAAFWSQNNGLQLQNLTIENNLGDSVDDGHHPAVALRTDGDKVQINNVNLLGRQNTFLVTNSSVQNRLQNDRQPRTLVTNSYLEGDVDIVSGRGAVVFDNTDFRVVNSRTQKEAYVFAPATLSNVFYGFLATNSRFTASGDNVAQLGRSLDVDTNTNGQVVIRDSVINEGFNMAKPWADTAIFKRPFTGNTGTMDDKGEVQRNLNDTNFNRLWEYNNRGLGSKVVAEPKQ
- a CDS encoding pyridoxal phosphatase gives rise to the protein MTARVIALDLDGTLLTPKKTLLPSSLEALSRAREAGYQLIIVTGRHHVAIHPFYQALALDTPAICCNGTYLYDYHAKSVLESDPMPVDQALQLIDMLDEHQIHGLMYVDDAMLYERPTGHVVRTTNWAQALPPEQRPTFTQVPSLAQAAHEVNAVWKFALTDEDIPKLQQFGQHVGQTLGLECEWSWHDQVDIARKGNSKGKRLTQWVEAQGGSMQDVIAFGDNFNDISMLEAAGTGVAMGNAEDAVKERANVVIGDNTTDSIAAFIYSHLL
- the hutG gene encoding formimidoylglutamase yields the protein MTQWQPTPRSLWQGRDDRAEAANALRLFQTITLSPTFSPSSYPQNIALLGFACDEGVKRNQGRPGAAGAPDALRKALANLAAHQGHDRLVDLGNIIAQAPDLEAAQHALRDAVRQCQQANMRTLVLGGGHETAFGHGAGVLDAFPDARIGILNLDAHLDLRQAERATSGTPFRQLAQLCEAQERGFHYACFGVSRAANTAALWDEAQRRKVMVVEDLDCGDAQSQLSQFIASVDKIYLTIDLDVLPVWEMPAVSAPAALGVPLATVMRLVEPVCRSGKLQAVDMVEFNPRFDDDGKAARVAARLGWQIAHWWH
- the hutI gene encoding imidazolonepropionase: MRQLLPDDVIWRNVRLATMDPERNTPYGMVEGHALVVRQGNILDIVPESSLDAVQGKTFDMQGRLVTPGLVDCHTHLIFGGNRAAEWEQRLNGVSYQQISAQGGGINSTVAATRKASADDLLAIARARMARLVKEGVTLLEIKSGYGLDLPTEEKMLQVIAALASENTVEISPTLLAAHATPAEYRDDPDGYITQVCESMLPLLWEKGLFETVDLFCESVGFNLAQSERVFQAAQALGIPVRGHVEQLSLLGGAQLVSRYHGLSADHIEYLDEAGVAAMRQSGTVGVLLPGAFYFLKETQRPPVELLRRYQVPMAVATDFNPGTSPFISLHLAMNMACVQFGLTPEEAWAGVTRHAARALGRQATHGQLKAGYVADFVVWDAALPVEILYEPGRNPLYQRVFRGQIK
- the modB gene encoding molybdate ABC transporter permease subunit, with the protein product MILTDPEWQAVLLSLKVSSLAVLFSLPFGIFFAWLLVRCTFPGKALLDSVLHLPLVLPPVVVGYLLLVAMGRRGFIGQWLYDVFGITFAFSWRGAVLAAAVMSFPLMVRAIRLALEGVDVKLEQAARTLGAGRWRVFLTITLPLTLPGIIVGTVLAFARSLGEFGATITFVSNIPGETRTIPSAMYTLIQTPGGESAAARLCLISIVLALISLLVSEWLARISRERTGR
- the modA gene encoding molybdate ABC transporter substrate-binding protein codes for the protein MARTWLRLFAGATLTLTVAGQTLADEGKIIVFAAASLTNAMQDIAAQYKKEKNVDVVSSFASSSTLARQIEAGAPADLFISADQKWMDYAVDKKAIDTGSRQTLLGNSLVVVAPQASEQKAFTIDSKTPWTQLLNGGRLAVGDPEHVPAGIYAKEALQKLGAWDTLAAKLAPAEDVRGALALVERNEAPLGIVYGSDAVASKGVKVVSTFPEDSHKKVEYPVAIVDGHKNATVSAFYDYLKGPQASDIFKRYGFTTK